In Saccharomycodes ludwigii strain NBRC 1722 chromosome III, whole genome shotgun sequence, one DNA window encodes the following:
- a CDS encoding uncharacterized protein (similar to Saccharomyces cerevisiae YGL228W | SHE10 | Sensitivity to High Expression (paralog of YFR039C | OSW7)), producing MGDTAKSVNIKVSPKSKCTKKRRGYPLIFSILFLFLFLLPQSFLYVANKECYNTTIVNADVSGHSWDLKQSLSDVYKQDLCQLYTTYIITPQEHKEGKDLNLLLINKKIYDTYVYPYVESSYLKFKIIYYKVLYYYKSNRGSVFSDDKNDFCTKLKKRVDQFKLCLVSNWYYIECKTKNLFDMSMKYCFNKLNVKNETQHIVEKETEKSDVLNEITEIPTKITQTIDVTETVTLSDDMVGGNLPETSSQQQREEEEEEEAISVLSLEEEYKLWFDVIDNQLTKMQGILEKKIENFENTQINNVKDDFTNDLQKLTNLSLTHTMLIKKAILDIECKPLELNSTSGGEHGYYLFFNARGDQCEKYIIREYVRTLFSNAKKECEYMTNNVILSKINSFIESFNAGLELLKENQIEIFEEWADSLMGEWKKRLILSNLNNGDQDLSNWDKYLELKNKILKTRDDLVNYEMNLDVIQKYVNELKRHLKVISTDGGETFSILRAKANLKFQERESKEKEDKNKKMQQEQKEEQKEEQEQEQEQEQEQEQEQEQK from the coding sequence atgggaGACACTGCCAAAAgtgttaatattaaagttaGTCCAAAAAGTAAATgtactaaaaaaagaaggggaTATCCtttgatattttcaatactttttcttttcctttttttgttaccacagtcatttttatatgtCGCAAACAAAGAATGCTATAATACTACTATTGTTAATGCTGATGTATCTGGCCATTCGTGGGATTTAAAGCAGTCACTATCTGATGTGTATAAACAAGATTTATGCCAGTTATATACAACCTATATAATCACACCACAAGAACATAAGGAGGGGaaagatttaaatttacttttaattaataagaaaatatatgatACGTATGTTTATCCATATGTGGAAAGTAGTTATTTAAAGTTCAAAATCATATATTATAAGgtactttattattataaatcaAACCGTGGCTCTGTTTTCTCggatgataaaaatgacTTTTGCacgaaattaaaaaagagggTTGAtcaatttaaattatgttTGGTGTCTAATTGGTATTATATTGAGtgcaaaacaaaaaatttgtttgatATGAGTATgaaatattgttttaacaaattaaatgtgaaaaatgaaacacAGCATATTgtggaaaaagaaacggAGAAATCGGACGTATTGAATGAAATTACCGAAATTCCTACCAAAATTACACAAACTATTGATGTTACTGAAACAGTGACTTTATCTGATGATATGGTTGGTGGCAATTTACCAGAAACTAGTTCTCAACAACAAcgagaagaagaagaagaagaagaagctATCTCTGTTTTATCtttagaagaagaatataAGCTCTGGTTTGATGTGATTGATAATCAATTAACTAAAATGCAGGgaattttggaaaaaaaaattgaaaattttgagAATactcaaataaataatgtaAAAGACGATTTCACTAatgatttacaaaaattgaCGAATTTAAGTCTTACTCACACAATGCTAATTAAGAAAGCCATATTAGATATAGAGTGTAAACCGCTGGAATTAAATAGCACAAGTGGTGGTGAGCACggatattatttgtttttcaatgcTAGAGGTGACCAATGTGAGAAATACATTATTAGAGAATATGTTAGAACATTATTTTCTAACGCCAAAAAAGAATGCGAATATATGACTAACAATGTAATTCTAAGCAAAATTAATAGTTTCATTGAAAGCTTTAACGCTGGCCTTGAACTATTAAAGGAAAAtcaaattgaaatttttgaagAGTGGGCAGATTCATTAATGGgagaatggaaaaaaaggttgattttatccaatttaaataatgggGATCAAGATTTGAGTAATTGGGACAAATATCTTGaattaaagaataaaatattgaaaacaaGGGATGATTTGGTTAATTATGAAATGAATTTAGATgttattcaaaaatatgttaATGAATTGAAAAGACATTTAAAAGTTATAAGTACAGATGGCGGTGAAACCTTTTCGATATTAAGGGCAAAGGCTAATTTGAAATTCCAAGAAAGAGAGtcaaaggaaaaggaagataaaaacaaaaaaatgcaacaagaacaaaaagaagaacaaaaagaagaacaagaacaagaacaagaacaagaacaagaacaagaacaagaacaagaacaaaaataa